One Tamlana carrageenivorans genomic region harbors:
- the lptB gene encoding LPS export ABC transporter ATP-binding protein, protein MILKAQNLMKSYSGRKVVKDVSLEVKQGEIVGLLGPNGAGKTTSFYMIVGLIKPNGGHIFLEDTEITNYPMYKRAQNGIGYLAQEASVFRKLSIEDNILSVLQLTKLSKKEQNYKMEALIDEFSLGHIRKSRGDLLSGGERRRTEIARALATDPNFILLDEPFAGVDPVAVEDIQRIVAQLTKKNIGILITDHNVQETLAITDRTYLMFEGSILKAGEPEELANDEMVRKVYLGQNFELRKKKIRE, encoded by the coding sequence ATGATTTTAAAAGCTCAGAATTTAATGAAGTCCTATAGCGGACGAAAAGTTGTAAAAGACGTTTCTCTTGAAGTAAAACAAGGTGAAATTGTTGGACTTCTAGGCCCTAATGGTGCTGGAAAAACAACATCTTTTTACATGATTGTTGGCTTGATAAAACCTAATGGCGGGCATATTTTCTTGGAAGATACTGAAATCACAAATTATCCCATGTATAAACGTGCCCAAAACGGTATTGGTTATCTGGCACAAGAAGCTTCAGTTTTTAGAAAACTGAGTATTGAAGATAATATTTTAAGTGTGCTTCAACTTACCAAACTCTCAAAAAAAGAGCAAAACTACAAAATGGAAGCCCTTATTGATGAATTTAGTTTAGGGCATATTAGAAAAAGTCGTGGCGATTTATTGTCTGGTGGTGAGCGTAGACGTACCGAAATTGCACGTGCTTTAGCCACCGACCCTAACTTTATTTTATTAGATGAACCTTTTGCTGGTGTAGACCCCGTGGCCGTTGAAGACATCCAACGCATCGTAGCGCAACTCACCAAAAAAAATATTGGTATTTTAATTACCGATCATAACGTACAAGAAACTTTAGCCATTACAGATAGAACCTACTTAATGTTTGAAGGCAGCATATTAAAAGCCGGGGAACCCGAAGAATTAGCCAACGACGAAATGGTTAGAAAGGTGTACCTAGGTCAGAATTTCGAACTAAGAAAGAAGAAGATTCGTGAGTGA
- a CDS encoding DUF86 domain-containing protein, which yields MTDKSKKYLSDILIAIELIEKFTLDILDFRAYQEDFKKQSAVERQLSIIGEALNQFRKTEPDISIENAAQIIGFRNRLVHAYGSIDDAIVWAIINIHIRKLKTEVENKFGVR from the coding sequence ATGACGGACAAAAGCAAGAAATATCTATCTGATATTTTAATCGCTATTGAATTAATAGAAAAGTTTACATTAGATATTTTGGATTTTAGGGCTTATCAAGAAGATTTTAAAAAACAAAGTGCGGTAGAACGACAACTATCAATTATTGGGGAAGCGCTAAATCAATTCAGAAAAACAGAACCAGATATTTCAATTGAAAATGCTGCACAGATCATTGGTTTTAGAAACAGATTGGTTCATGCTTATGGTAGTATAGATGACGCAATTGTCTGGGCCATTATTAACATACATATCCGTAAATTAAAAACAGAAGTGGAAAATAAATTTGGTGTTCGTTAG
- the tatC gene encoding twin-arginine translocase subunit TatC, protein MAKKNIDEMSFLDHLEDLRWHLIRICGAVILVGTLAFIFSRFIFNSIIFAPLHMSFPTYDFLCKMATLMDLSTTFCNEKIPLILQNRTMAGQFSADIWTAILGGFIISFPYNIYQLWKFVSPGLHSNERKHSRGFIIISSLLFFIGVLFGYYIVTPLSINFLANYSISDMVDNQIDISSYIALVRSSALASGLIFELPIIIYFFTKIGIVTPEILKKYRKYALVIVLILSAIITPPDIASQVIVAIPILILYQVSILISKIVVRNQKRKEKHHVK, encoded by the coding sequence ATGGCTAAAAAGAACATTGATGAGATGTCTTTTTTAGACCATCTCGAAGATTTACGCTGGCATCTTATCCGCATTTGTGGCGCCGTTATTTTGGTGGGAACTCTGGCTTTTATTTTTAGCCGATTTATTTTCAATTCCATCATTTTCGCCCCATTACACATGAGTTTCCCAACTTATGACTTCTTGTGTAAAATGGCCACTTTAATGGATTTGAGCACCACGTTTTGTAATGAAAAAATACCCCTAATTTTACAGAATCGAACCATGGCCGGGCAATTTTCTGCCGATATTTGGACCGCTATTCTAGGAGGTTTTATCATTTCATTTCCTTATAACATTTACCAATTATGGAAATTTGTTAGTCCGGGTTTACACAGCAACGAGCGTAAACATTCAAGAGGTTTTATCATTATATCATCACTCTTGTTTTTTATTGGCGTCCTTTTTGGGTATTATATTGTAACACCACTTTCAATCAACTTTTTGGCTAATTATAGCATTTCCGATATGGTAGATAACCAAATCGACATTAGCTCATACATTGCTTTGGTGCGCTCGTCGGCATTGGCTTCCGGACTCATTTTTGAGCTTCCTATCATTATTTATTTCTTTACCAAAATAGGCATAGTAACGCCAGAAATTTTAAAGAAATACAGAAAATATGCCTTGGTAATCGTGCTTATTTTATCGGCCATCATTACCCCGCCTGATATTGCCAGTCAGGTAATTGTAGCCATTCCTATTTTAATTTTATATCAAGTAAGTATTCTAATCTCAAAAATCGTGGTTAGAAATCAAAAACGAAAAGAAAAACACCATGTCAAATAG
- a CDS encoding carboxymuconolactone decarboxylase family protein, with protein MSNSVQEFNDYRAKMNDKILADNNKIIKRIFNLDTNAFAEGALDVKTKELLGLVASTVLRCDDCVKYHLETSYNLGLKKEEVVEALGIATLVGGTIVIPHLRRAYEFWDNLESQS; from the coding sequence ATGTCAAATAGCGTTCAGGAATTCAACGACTACCGAGCTAAAATGAACGACAAGATTTTAGCCGATAACAACAAAATTATAAAGCGTATCTTTAATTTAGATACTAACGCTTTCGCGGAAGGCGCCCTAGATGTAAAAACAAAGGAACTTCTAGGATTGGTAGCTTCTACAGTGCTACGATGCGATGATTGCGTTAAGTATCACTTAGAAACGTCCTATAACTTAGGGTTGAAAAAAGAAGAAGTGGTTGAAGCTTTAGGCATCGCAACCTTGGTAGGCGGCACTATTGTTATTCCGCATTTACGCCGAGCCTATGAGTTTTGGGACAACCTAGAATCTCAAAGTTAA